A genomic window from Deltaproteobacteria bacterium includes:
- a CDS encoding thioredoxin domain-containing protein: MNRPEKAIPEGKNRLALETSPYLLKHADNPVDWYPWGKEAFAKAKSEDKPIFLSIGYSTCYWCSVMERESFADASVAELMNRYVVSIKVDREERPDLDGIYMNAIMLMTGQGGW; the protein is encoded by the coding sequence ATGAATCGGCCTGAGAAGGCGATCCCCGAGGGGAAAAACCGGCTGGCCCTGGAGACGAGCCCGTACCTGCTAAAGCATGCGGACAACCCGGTCGACTGGTACCCGTGGGGAAAGGAGGCCTTCGCCAAGGCAAAATCGGAGGACAAGCCCATCTTCCTCTCCATCGGCTACTCGACCTGCTACTGGTGCTCCGTCATGGAGCGGGAGTCGTTCGCGGATGCGTCCGTGGCGGAGCTCATGAACCGGTACGTGGTCAGCATCAAGGTGGACCGGGAGGAGCGCCCCGACCTGGACGGGATCTACATGAACGCCATCATGCTGATGACCGGCCAGGGGGGGTGGC